The Thalassotalea piscium sequence TTACTGTGCTAAACGAAACGCCAATAATAGTTAATACTATCATAGCCCCAGACCAACGAATGATGGGTAAGCGCATCGCTACTTTTTTACTATAAATCATGCCCGCAAGAGTACCAATTATACCAAAGCCTATTACCCATTTACTTTGACTAATGCCTGCTTCGGGGTAGAAAGTAAATAAACAAATATAAAAAGCCAATAAACCAGAATAGGTTAGGCCATATATCCAGTTAAATTTATCTTTCAAACCATCTAGGTAACTATAATGACTTTCTTCTTCGCCTTCTGCTTGTTGACTTGCATCTTGCTTCGGATCAAATTTAACTAACAACCATGCCAAGGTAAACAGTAAGCTAGCCAGTGAGAAAATAATCAAACTCATTTTCCAGCTGCCAGTTAACTCATTAATTGCATTCATTTTCCATAACACAATGCCGGTACCCACATTAAATGCAACCGCATTTAATCCATTAATAACAGCACGTTCTTTAACAGGAAACCAGTGCATAACGATGGGGTTAAAGTATACAACCATAAATGCACCACCTAAGCCCATTAAAAATCGGCTTAGTAGTAACAGTTCATAGTTGGGAGAAAAGGGCGTTAATATACCAATGGTTATTAATAAGCTGGCAATGAAAAACGCATATTTGATACCCACTTTTATTGCTATCCACGCGGCGCCAAATGTACCAACTATTTTAGCTAGCGTAACCATGCCGCTAATAAAGCTTGCTGAGGCTAAACTATCAACATTCATTGAAGACATTATTTGCTGCATACTAGCAGCACCACCAACCCAAGCCATAGCAAAAAGAACATAGCTAATAAAAACGATTGCTTCAACCAAGTATTTGTGACTAATTTTCATATAGGAAATTTCTAATCAAGGAAGTTATTTAAACTCAGATTACCGTATGATAGGTTGCAAATAACTACTACCTTAGTGCACTACACTGCTAAATAATGCATGTTATGCTTGTACTTATGGTAGTAAACGTAATAGCGTTAAGCACAAATATACTAAAAGCTGCAATTACAGAGTAATGCAACATACACAAGTAAGGGTAACCGTTTGTTAGTTTGGCTTTCTTTAGATACCTGGTTTATTACGCTGCTGTCGATTGCCTATCTGGTTTTATTATTTATTGTTGCCCACTGGGGACAAAACCAATCGCCTGAAAATTGGACCTGTAAGCCTTGGGTTTATAGTTTATCTTTAGGGGTTAGTTGTACCTCTTGGGCCTTTTACGGCACAGTTGGGCAAGCGGCAACAACTGGGGCTTGGCTAGCACCAATTTATATTGGCTCTATCTTGTGCTTAGTGCTTGCTTGGCCAATGCTTTATAAAATTTTATTAATTATTAAGCAGCAAAACTTAACCTCTATTGCCGACTTTATTGCCTTTCGTTACGATCGCTCACCAAAAATTGCTGCAACCGTTGCTATAGTGGCTTTGCTTGGCACTATTCCTTATATAGCTTTACAGTTAAGGGCCATCAGCGCCAGCTTTGACTTATTAACCGGAACTTATCAATCAGGTATTAGCACAGCATTTATTGTTACCTTAGTGCTAATAGTGTTTAGTGTGTTATTTGGCACCCGTCAAATTGCAGCAAACAAGCAAAATCAGGGGTTAGTATTAGCCATTGCTTTTAGTTCTATTGTTAAGTTATTTGCATTAACCGCAGTAGGCATTTTTGCTACCTTTTTTGTTTTTGATGGTTTTGGCGATTTAATTAATCAGCAAGACTCTATTAGTGAAAGCACAGTTAACCAATCGGCTTACTTAATAACCGCACAAGCAATATTGGGTGCAATTACTATTTTTATATTGCCGCAACAGTTTCATATGATGATGATTGAAAATCATAATGAACAAGAGCTAAAAAAAGCGCGCTGGCTATTTCCTCTTTACTTGCTGTTAATTAATATTTTTATTCTTCCTATTGCTATTGCGGGGCAATTAACCTTTCCTGGCGGCAGTGTAGATGCAGATACTTACGTATTAACCTTACCCTTATTTTATCAACAAGCGTGGTTAGGTGTTGTTGTTTATATTGGTGGTTTAGCTGCTGCAACAAGTATGGTAATTGTGTGTGCAATCGTATTAAGCACAATGTTTTCTACTGAAGTACTTACACCGGTAGCGCTTAAGTTTAAACTCTTTAATACCAAACAAACCGCCCAGCTTTCGGGTTTATTGCTTACTTTTAGACGAAGCTCTATTGCGATTATTCTATTACTTGGTTTTATTTTTGAACGCTTTATTGATCAGCAAAATCACCTAGCTTCTATCGGCTTATTATCGTTTGTTTTGTTGTCGCAATTTGCACCAGCCACTATTGGTGCTTTGTACTGGCGTAAGGCCAATACAAAAGGAGCGTTAATTGGGCTCATTGTTGGTAGTCTTTTTTGGCTATACACTTTGTTATTACCAGCCTTAATGCCAACAAGTACATGGATTGAAAATGGCTTATGGAACATACACTGGTTAAAACCAACGGCACTTTTTGGTATTAACTTTTTAGATGAAACCAGTCACGGGGTTTTTTATAGCTTAACCTTCAATTTAATTTGTTATGTCGTAGTATCGTTATTAACCCACCGAAGTGTTGGTGAAAAGCTCCAAGCAGAATTATTTGTTAACAAAACCCAAAATCAATTTGAACGACATCTTTCTGTAGACGATTTATACAGCTTGTTATTACGTTTTATTGATAAAGAAGCAGCAGAAGAGTTGCTTAACTTTGCCAAACAAGACTTTCGCAATAACCAAGCAAAAACAGAAACATTAATAGAGCATACTCGCTTACAACTTTCAGGTGTTTTAGGCTCCGCCTCAACCCGAATGGTAATGAAAGCTGCTTCAACCTCACAAGAAATGCCACTTGAAGATGTTGTTAGTATTGTTGATGAAGCTAGCCAAATGTTTCGCTTTAACCGCGAGCTATTACAATCTGGCGTAGAAAATATTGAACAAGGAATAAGTGTTGTAGATGCAGATATGAGATTGGTTGCATGGAATCAGCGTTATATTCAATTATTAGACTACCCAGAAGGCTTTGTTAGTGCCGGTAAATCAGTTGAAGATTTACTGCGATATAACATTTCCAAAGGCATTATTACCGGTGCGGAAAGTGAATCATTAATTGAGCGTCGTATTGAGCATATGCGTGCTGGCAATAGTCATTATTTTCAGCGCACTATGCCTAGCGGTATTGTATTAGAAATTAGAGGGCAGTCGATGCCTGGTGGTGGTTTTGTAAGTACTTTTTCTGATATTACTGCACATATAGAGGCTGAAAAATCATTAAAAAGAGCTAACGAAGATCTAGAAAAACGAGTAGAAGACAGAACCCAAGCACTAAGGAAAGCAAAAGCAGAGGCCGAGGCAGCCAATAGCAGTAAAACCCGATTTTTAGCCGCTGCCAGTCATGACTTAATGCAACCTTTTAATGCATTGTCTTTATTCACATCAATGCTTAAAAAGAAAGTTAAAGATGATGAGTTAGTGCTACTAGCAAACCATATTGATGACTCCCTCAACGTAGTTGAAGCACTTTTATCAGATTTAGTGGAAATATCTCGCCTAGATAACAGCTCTGAAAAAATAGAAAAGGCCCATTTCGCTTTAGATGAACTACTTCAACCATTAAAAAACGAGTTTACCCTATTAGCAGAGCAAGAGGGTATTACCTTCCATTACCAAAAAACAACGTGCTGGGTAAATACAGATAAACGAATGCTAAGACGTATTATTCAAAACTTTTTATCAAATGCTGTACATTACTGCAAAGACAAAACGGGAGAAAAAGCAGGTGTACCAAGTAAAATTTTATTAGGCGTTCGACCAAGCAAAAATCATATACAAATTGAAGTATGGGATAATGGCCCCGGTATTCCTATTGATAAACAACAAACAATTTTTCAAGAATTTGAAAGGCTTGAACAAACCCGAGAAATTCCAGGGTTAGGATTAGGTTTGGCTATTGCCGAACGAATGTCTTCACTTTTAGGGTTATCTATTTCATTAAAATCAACCGTTGGCAAGGGCACAGGCTTTTTAATTAAAGTACCACGCATTCAACGTCAAACAGTGGTTGAAGTTAATAGTCGAGAATTTACGCTTGATAAACAAATGGATAAGTTTACCAATATGCCAGTGATTTTAATTGATAACGACACCTTAATGTTAACCGCTTTGTCATCACAACTCACAGAATGGGGTTGCCAAACATTTACAGCAAAAGACGAAACCGCGGTTAAAGATATTTTAATGGCCATACCAGAAAAACCACGCTTGATCATAGCCGACTATCATCTCGATAATGACAAAAATGGCGTCGACTTAGTCGTAGAGTTACTTAAAAACATGCAATGGAATGTGCCTTGTGTGATCTGCTCAGCTGACCCTTCAGAACAAGTACGCCAACACACCAGTGAAGCTAATTTTCTGTTCTTGAGAAAACCGATCAAAGCCTTAGCGTTAAAGCGTTTAATACGCCAAATCATATCAGCCTAAAGATTAAAAATTACTGAGATAGTAAATACAATACACAACAACATAAAAATAAAACATTGAAATTAAAACAAAAAAGCTTGCTATCTACATTAACTTACTGCACTATGCGCTGCATCGGGTGGATAGAAAGCCCTGTTTATTTGTAAGTTCCACGTTGTTTTAGTAGTAATTCTTCGCGTAATCCTCAGTTAAATATATGTTTTCTTCCAGTTTAATCGCCTACTTTTTTGGCGCACTTTTTATTAATTTCTAGGATATCTATTATGTCTAATACAACAACTGGTTCAGTTAAATGGTTTAACGAAGCAAAAGGTTTTGGTTTTATCGAGCAAGAGTCTGGTCCAGACGTTTTTGCACACTTTAGTGCTATTTCTGGTGACGGTTTCAAAACCTTAGCTGAAGGCCAACGTGTACAGTTTACTGTTACTGATGGTCAAAAAGGCCCGCAAGCTGAAAACATAGTTTCAATCTAAACCTTGTACACTTTAAATGCGTTAATAAACGCATTTATAACTCACTCATAATAGTATTATGGGTGAGTTATTATCTACCCCTTAAGCTTGCAATATCGCAATGCTAATAATTATATGACTACCTAATTGAGTCATCCTCGTCTAATGCTTTATTTCACTTTATCTTTTCCATTATTGAGATTATTTATATTCCTAGTTTGAAGATACACCGTAAAAGCGATGGGCGACTTTAAGAGAATTTTATGAATTTGAACCCAACCGCACAATCATCAACAACTATTTATGACAAGCCTATCCCTGGCCGTGAATTTATTTTAAGCCTTTTCGATAAAGTAAAACAAAATCTTAACCGAGAGCAAATTGCTCAGGCATTAAAACTTAACGACTTAGATCAAAAAGAAGCGCTTAGAAGACGTTTACGCGCAATGGAACGTGATGGTCAGCTTTCGTTTAATCAACGTAAAGGCTACCAAGTTATCGACCCTAAGCAACTCATTAGTGGCGTTATTAGCTTACATGCAGATGGTTTTGGCTTTGTGAGTTATAGCGATACAAAAAAAGATTTATTTGTCGCAAAAAACCAATTAAACCATGTGTTTGATGGTGACGTTGTTCAAGTATTAATTGAACCATTCACCCAAAAGCGCACGACTAATAAATTAATTAAAATAATTGAACGTAACACAACACACTTAGCAGGTTTATTAAAACGCAAAGGTAAAGACTATTTTCTGCTTCCTGATAATACCAAAGCTCCTCAAATAGTGAACGTTGAACAATGTCAGTTTGCCGCTAATAGCGTTGGTCAGTATGTAAATACAAAAATAACGCAATATCCAACGTTTCGCCAATCAACCAGCGTTACAATAACTGAAGTATTAGGCCAACCCAATTCTGCAGGTATGGAAACCAAGTTAGCACTTCGCCGACATGGCGTTTCTGAACAGTGGAGTGACGCGTTAACTGATCAAGCAATGGCTTTAGGAAATAAAGTAACCGAGCAAGACAAATTAAACCGTGTTGATTATCGTAAACTTCCTTTTGTTACTATTGATGGTGCTGATGCCAAAGACTTTGATGACGCGGTTTATTGTGAAAAATCACCTTCTGGAGATTGGCGTTTATTCGTCGCAATTGCAGATGTTTCTCACTATGTAAAACCAAACGATGCACTCGACCTTGAAGCACAAGAACGCGCTACCTCTATTTATTGCCCTGGACAAGTCATTCCAATGTTGCCTGAAGCATTATCAAACGGGCTTTGCTCATTAAACCCAAATGAAGACCGTCTTGTTTTAGTGTGTGAAATGACAATAAATAAACAGGGTAAAGTAACTCATTCAGTATTTACTGAAGGCGTTATTCACTCTCATGCCAGACTGACTTACGACCAAGCTTATAAAATAATATCGAATTCAAAATCAGTCAAAGC is a genomic window containing:
- the rnr gene encoding ribonuclease R, whose translation is MNLNPTAQSSTTIYDKPIPGREFILSLFDKVKQNLNREQIAQALKLNDLDQKEALRRRLRAMERDGQLSFNQRKGYQVIDPKQLISGVISLHADGFGFVSYSDTKKDLFVAKNQLNHVFDGDVVQVLIEPFTQKRTTNKLIKIIERNTTHLAGLLKRKGKDYFLLPDNTKAPQIVNVEQCQFAANSVGQYVNTKITQYPTFRQSTSVTITEVLGQPNSAGMETKLALRRHGVSEQWSDALTDQAMALGNKVTEQDKLNRVDYRKLPFVTIDGADAKDFDDAVYCEKSPSGDWRLFVAIADVSHYVKPNDALDLEAQERATSIYCPGQVIPMLPEALSNGLCSLNPNEDRLVLVCEMTINKQGKVTHSVFTEGVIHSHARLTYDQAYKIISNSKSVKAKTKANETASTLSISPQIKNLHCLYSSLIAARKQRGAIEFENQELQLNLNKNSKIANIVPIARNDAHRMIEEFMLAANVATAQFLEQQQLPAMYRVHAGPQEKKLLSLRSFLFEKGLTLGGGNKPTSKHYNELLAKVNQRSDASVIRTLLLRSQSQAEYSPNNQGHFGLAYNAYAHFTSPIRRYADLITHRAIRAKINTKSHNKEKSGLQKMLSLLSLDKFSKKASSQTAYPYNVETIENLSAYCSTQSRKANDISREVESALKCGYMEKYIGDSFGATISGASNIGFFVTLDNTGIEGLVQTASFNQGEFTFDAIKQKWISEKQQFALGDRINVTLTAIDTRERKMNFVLANLILH
- a CDS encoding PAS domain-containing hybrid sensor histidine kinase/response regulator; this encodes MLVWLSLDTWFITLLSIAYLVLLFIVAHWGQNQSPENWTCKPWVYSLSLGVSCTSWAFYGTVGQAATTGAWLAPIYIGSILCLVLAWPMLYKILLIIKQQNLTSIADFIAFRYDRSPKIAATVAIVALLGTIPYIALQLRAISASFDLLTGTYQSGISTAFIVTLVLIVFSVLFGTRQIAANKQNQGLVLAIAFSSIVKLFALTAVGIFATFFVFDGFGDLINQQDSISESTVNQSAYLITAQAILGAITIFILPQQFHMMMIENHNEQELKKARWLFPLYLLLINIFILPIAIAGQLTFPGGSVDADTYVLTLPLFYQQAWLGVVVYIGGLAAATSMVIVCAIVLSTMFSTEVLTPVALKFKLFNTKQTAQLSGLLLTFRRSSIAIILLLGFIFERFIDQQNHLASIGLLSFVLLSQFAPATIGALYWRKANTKGALIGLIVGSLFWLYTLLLPALMPTSTWIENGLWNIHWLKPTALFGINFLDETSHGVFYSLTFNLICYVVVSLLTHRSVGEKLQAELFVNKTQNQFERHLSVDDLYSLLLRFIDKEAAEELLNFAKQDFRNNQAKTETLIEHTRLQLSGVLGSASTRMVMKAASTSQEMPLEDVVSIVDEASQMFRFNRELLQSGVENIEQGISVVDADMRLVAWNQRYIQLLDYPEGFVSAGKSVEDLLRYNISKGIITGAESESLIERRIEHMRAGNSHYFQRTMPSGIVLEIRGQSMPGGGFVSTFSDITAHIEAEKSLKRANEDLEKRVEDRTQALRKAKAEAEAANSSKTRFLAAASHDLMQPFNALSLFTSMLKKKVKDDELVLLANHIDDSLNVVEALLSDLVEISRLDNSSEKIEKAHFALDELLQPLKNEFTLLAEQEGITFHYQKTTCWVNTDKRMLRRIIQNFLSNAVHYCKDKTGEKAGVPSKILLGVRPSKNHIQIEVWDNGPGIPIDKQQTIFQEFERLEQTREIPGLGLGLAIAERMSSLLGLSISLKSTVGKGTGFLIKVPRIQRQTVVEVNSREFTLDKQMDKFTNMPVILIDNDTLMLTALSSQLTEWGCQTFTAKDETAVKDILMAIPEKPRLIIADYHLDNDKNGVDLVVELLKNMQWNVPCVICSADPSEQVRQHTSEANFLFLRKPIKALALKRLIRQIISA
- a CDS encoding MFS transporter, whose amino-acid sequence is MKISHKYLVEAIVFISYVLFAMAWVGGAASMQQIMSSMNVDSLASASFISGMVTLAKIVGTFGAAWIAIKVGIKYAFFIASLLITIGILTPFSPNYELLLLSRFLMGLGGAFMVVYFNPIVMHWFPVKERAVINGLNAVAFNVGTGIVLWKMNAINELTGSWKMSLIIFSLASLLFTLAWLLVKFDPKQDASQQAEGEEESHYSYLDGLKDKFNWIYGLTYSGLLAFYICLFTFYPEAGISQSKWVIGFGIIGTLAGMIYSKKVAMRLPIIRWSGAMIVLTIIGVSFSTVSWLQTLSAIVLGFFVFFPITALVSIPHELPKMTGQRITVVFSLFYSISYLVSTIVLWVFGKLVDINQGDFTASFILISIVSVTFFIGSFFLPETGKKAEKEELCAE
- a CDS encoding cold-shock protein, yielding MSNTTTGSVKWFNEAKGFGFIEQESGPDVFAHFSAISGDGFKTLAEGQRVQFTVTDGQKGPQAENIVSI